The nucleotide sequence GGGTTGGGGAAGTCAGCTGCAGAGATGGTTGGGTGAGGCCTAGGGGTGGGAGGTAGGGGGTGGGgtagaagagttcaaatcagctCCCAGCTGGAGCCTCTCTCAGCAGCCATTGGAGCTGTGTGCTGGAGGGCTTACCTCACCTGCTTTGTTAGAGCTCTCTGGGCTCAGAGATACTATCTCCAGAGCCTCCCACAAGCCCTTGGGAGGTGGCTGGAAGATTCTTATGCTCCAGGGAAGTGAAACCTAAGGTACCAATTACAAACAGATCTGGGTCAAAGCGAGCCCTAACTCTAGCTAGCTCAGCAGTGCCTTTCTCCTAAGATTGGCCTTtccccatttcttcctttttataagGATAAGGAAGAAATGTACATTGGAGGAAaagtacattaaaataaaattacattgagGGAATGTATTAGAAGGAAATGTACATTGAAAGAAATATACAAGGAAGAAATGTACATTAGAGGAAAAGTgcattaaaacaaaatacattggAGGAAATGAGCATTGAAAGAAATTGTAcaagggcagcgaggtggttcagtggattgaaagccaggcccagagatagaagctcctggtttcaaatttggcctcagacactagctgtgtgagcctgggcaagtcacttaatcacaatcagaatcctccagcccttcctgctagttccaacactaatactaaattaatcatCCTCACAACattagccctcactgctcttctgccttggagttgatacttaatatccattctgacagaaagtaagggaagaaagaaagaaatgtactTTGGAGGCTATGTACAAGGAGGAAATGTACATTGAAAGAAATTgtacaagggcagctaggtggcatagtggatagagagccaggcctggaggatgagcggccctgggttcaaatgtggcctcagacgtttcctggctgtgtgatcctgggaaagtcacttaatcctaatcgCCAGATTCATatgattcttctgccttgaaactgatacttagtatccattctaacatagaaagtaagggtttgaaaaagagaaaaaaatgtacattGGAGGAAGTGTACAAGGGAGAAATGTATGTCCATTCTATCTCTCCATTTGTTTGACCGTCTTCCTCTTCCTTTGGGCAAACAGGCTTTGCATACTACCTGATCAGCGCCCTGGGCATCACTGCAGGAGCCCACCGCCTCTGGAGCCACAGAACCTACAAGGCACGCCTGCCCCTCAGAGTCTTTCTGACGATCGCTAACACCATGGCATTCCAGGTGAGAGACACAGTGCTGTCTGGCTTATGTTCCCATTCATTGTTCTGACCTGCTTCTCCAGTTCCCATTCAGAGGCTGGCAATTTGGAGGCAGAGACCTTCCCATTTACATAGATTTTTCTGCTAATCCAGTAGGTTCCCCAGGGCAGGACTCTGGTTTTGCctctgggaggaggagaagggcagGAGATGCGCTCAGTAAGCACCTCCTATCTATCAGctgctatgctaagtgctagagaaaaATTGTCTCAGGAGGACTGATCAGGCCatcaaaaatatacatttattaagtgcctgcttttGCTGGACACTATGGGAAATGGCCCCAGCCTACTggcaaggagtttacattctaatgaaggagaaagcaAAGTAAAGCCCTTCTGAGAGGTTCTTAataggggggggggggagagaaagaaaaaacccatCTGTCCAGAATAGCTTTCTGGGGAAGCCCCAGTGGGATTGGATGGAGCAGGGGGCTTCTTAACCTGAGCTcttgagttttattttaaaaatctacagaTAACTAtgttttggtttcctttgtaaaacattctgaaaagggatTCACCCTATAGCCCACTTGGTGCATGATATAGAAGGGCTAAGAACCCTGGGACTTGAGGCTCTTTCAGTGTCTCTCCCTATCTACAATTAGATAACTAGCTTGGAAGGGCTCGGTCCTAGGGTGACACTCTGCCCTATCCTGGTGCACTGGGTTAGACTTCTGACAAGGTTATAGATTCCACTCTTGGGGAGTTCCCCCTGTCGGGTGTCTTCCAAGTCCCCTTAAGCTTCTGTTCCCCCTCGGCTCTATCCAATCGAGGCCAGCCTTCCCAGAGGATCTCCTGGACCTGTTTGAAACTGTAGCTTGCTCAGGCCAGCTGTGTCAAGAGTGAgtctttcctaagaaaaaagctcCAAAGGTGAGGGAGGAGCCTTGCCAATTGCCTGTTGTACTTGGAGCCGTAGGCATGTAAATGATGTGGGAGAGCCTCCTTCTTCGTGGGGCTGAGGAGAATGAAGCGAGGGGTAGGCATCCAGTTCGTTTCCCCTGCCTGGCTGTTTACTCTGGCACTCTAcacctctttctttcctctgtgttGCAACTTAACATTTCACATCTGGAGGGCATCTGTCTGGGATGTCAACACATGGAATAGAGACTAGAACATAACATAATTCTTTAGTACTCCCATGGTTTGAAAATGTGCCCTGTGATCTCGGGCGCTGGCATGGCCAGGCCTTTGTGGCCAGACTGGGTAGGCTGCGAGGGTCCTTCTTTGGGAAGCCCCTCTCGTTTGCTGGCCATCTAGAACTTTTTCCAGCATTGCCTTCTCTTATTCTTTGGGGCAGGGAGAGCTAGCAATTTCTCTGTCCTGTTGACTTTGCCTTGATGCTGCCCTACCTCGTCATGAGGAAGAAGCCAGCCTGGCTTCTTGGGGTATCTGAGCCTGgagattttctttctgtttcagcTTCTCTTGCATAGAGGGGAGCCTCTGAGTTCTACAGCCCTTCATGCATGGTCTAAAGTGAAGACCCATCCAGAGAGTTTGGGCTGGGAGGTGTCCTTGATAGTCTTCACTGAGTCTTGCTTTTCCTTATCTCACGCTTGCCCGTTTCTCCCTCTTGTCCCCAGAATGACATCTACGAGTGGGCTCGGGACCATCGCGTCCATCACAAGTTCTCTGAGACAGATGCTGATCCCCATAATGCCCGGCGGGGGTTTTTCTTCTCCCATGTGGGCTGGCTGCTGGTCCGAAAGCACCCAGATGTCATTGAGAAGGGCCGTTTGCTTGACATGTCTGATCTGAAAGCTGAGAAGTTGCTGATGTTCCAAAGGAGGTGAGTAGAAGGGGTTCCAGGAAAGCTGGTGGAGAGCACCTGGGCCTCGAGGCAGgaagacctcagacatttacttagctgtgagaccatgaacaagtcacttaacctctcttcctcggttttctcatctgtaaaataggataacAATAGtctctacctcccagggtggttgagATAAATTGAATAAGATGAGATTTATAAAATGCCTAgtgcagtgcctggaacatagtaggtacttatttgtttgttgttattttcctcaattttcagCATGACCTAGGGGTTGGAATGCTGGACTTGtcctcaggaagacctgagtgaaTTTAtgtaatgctgggcaagtcacttaatttttctgaacctcagtttcctcatctctaaaatgggggaggattaaatgatctctcagTTCCTTCTTAGCTCTAGATTCATGATCCATAGTCTCAGGGGTGCTACTCTTTTTCCTATCCTACCCGCCCTCTCATCTAAATGTAATAACAGTAAGGCTAGAGGAAATGCCAGCCTAGCTGAGGACTGATGGCAGAAGCTTTCTGCCTTGAGAATTAGCAGAATTAACAGTGCTGCATCTTCTCTTGACAGACACTACAAGCTCGGCATCCTTCTCATGTGTTTCGTCCTCCCCACGTTCATCCCCTGGTACTTCTGGGGGGAGAGCTTTTCTCACAGCCTGTTTGTTGCCACCCTCCTACGTTATGCTGTCGTGCTCAATGCCACCTGGCTGGTGAACAGTGCCGCTCACATGTATGGCAGCCGACCCTATGACAAAAACATCAACCCCCGAGAGAATATCCTGGTGGCCCTTGGAGCTGCAGGTATGTTCCCAGGAGGCAGGAGGGCAAGGCTGTTTAGCACATACTTTGGCTTCTTGGTCAGTTGTGGCACCTCGATGTTTCTCCCTGTCAAATAGGAGCCTATTCCCGACAAAGGGTCTCCCTCATCTAAAACTTTAGCAGTGAGGTCTGCTTTGTGAAAAGGGAAGGGTAGGGGTGGGGCCAGGTGATTGGTCTGTTATTCTGTGGGTGAAAGAACCTTTCTGAAATCTCTTACCTTGGCATGATAGACTTGAGAAAGCCACTGGTTTGGGAGTCAGtcacctgggtttgaatccaagcTCTGTGTGACCATGGCTAACCCATCTAACATTTGTGAACCATAGGTGTCTTTAGTTCAATTCAGCAGACATCAGTTAAGCTTCTGCTGTGTGTCAGACATTGTGTTAGACTCAGGGGGTACAAAGATAAATAGCAAACAGTCCCAGATTTCCAGGAGCTCCTAGTCTACTGGCTTCCTTGTCTACAAAATGATGAGGCTGGATTCATATTGGGGATCTCTGGAGTAGATGCATGGGTGTGCAGATTGAAGCCTTTTACTTGCCTTGTTTCCCAGTGGAGCCTTCTTGGCTAGGACTTTAGCCCAGCTTGGGGAAGGAGTTTTCCAAAGAGCATCAGAGCGATGAggggatctatctatctatatatatatatagagagagatatagatataaacataAACTGACCAGAAAGTTT is from Gracilinanus agilis isolate LMUSP501 chromosome 2, AgileGrace, whole genome shotgun sequence and encodes:
- the SCD gene encoding stearoyl-CoA desaturase, producing MPAHLLQEEISPSYTMTTTTTITAPSPRSLQNGAARTAPKTPMGQEKEEINYEMRDDMFDHTYREKEGPKPKFVYVWRNIILMGMLHLGAIYGFFLLPSTQMYTLIFGFAYYLISALGITAGAHRLWSHRTYKARLPLRVFLTIANTMAFQNDIYEWARDHRVHHKFSETDADPHNARRGFFFSHVGWLLVRKHPDVIEKGRLLDMSDLKAEKLLMFQRRHYKLGILLMCFVLPTFIPWYFWGESFSHSLFVATLLRYAVVLNATWLVNSAAHMYGSRPYDKNINPRENILVALGAAGEGFHNYHHTFPYDYSASEYRWHINFTTFFIDCMCFLGLAYDRKKVSKAAILARCSRTGEGSAKSG